The genome window AAATCGGCGTATGCCTGGTAGATCTCGATCATGGTGAACTCGGGGTTGTGGCGCGTCGAGATCCCTTCGTTGCGGAAGATGCGACCCAGTTCATAGACACGCTCAAAGCCGCCCACGATCAACCGCTTCAGGTGCAGTTCCAGGGCGATACGCATGTACAATTTCATGTCCAAGGCGTTGTGGTGGGTGATGAAAGGACGGGCCGTAGCGCCGCCGGCGATGGGATGGAGCACCGGCGTCTCCACTTCAAGATACTCCCGCTCATCGAGGAACTCCCGGACGGCGCGGATGATCTTGCTGCGCAGGACGAAGGTCCGCTTCACCTCGGGGTTCATTATCAGGTCCACATAGCGCTGGCGATAGCGCAACTCCACGTCCTTCAACCCGTGAAACTTCTCGGGCAGGGGACGGAGCGATTTGGTCAACAGGGTAAACTGTTTCACCCAGATGGAGATCTCGCCCTTTTGGGTCTTGAAAACATGGCCCTCGACGCCGTAGATGTCGCCGATGTCCGACTTGGCGAAGAGTTCAAAGACCTCAGGCCCCACATCGTCGCGGCGCACATAGATCTGGATCTGCCCGGTGATGTCCTGCAGGTTGCCGAAACCGGCCTTGCCCTGGTGGCGTCGGGCCATCATCCGGCCGGCGAGGCGCACCGTCTGGTTTTCCAGCGCATCGAAACCTTCCTTGATGGCTTCGGCGTGATGGGTCATTTCAAAACGGTCGCCGAAAGGATTGACGCCTTTCTCTCTCAAATCGTCCAACTTTTCCAGGCGGACCTTGATCAGTTCGTTCTTTTCCATTTCCAGCATGTTTTTTTCCATAATGCTTGTCTCCTCCCGGCGCATTCAAAAGAGCCAGGTCATCCTGGCCCTTCGATTCATTCTACACCTTTTGCCGCCGCCGAATAAAGGATAAATGAGTCCGGTGAAGGTCTACCCCTTCTTATTGATGTCCACAATCTCGTACTTGATTTTCCCCATGGGCACCTGCACCTCAACGACTGCGCCTTTGGGCTGACCGATCAATGCCTTGCCCACCGGGGAAACGTTTGAGATTTTTGACTGGCTGGGGTCGGCTTCGGCCGAGCCAACGATGGTGTATTCGAATTCGGAATCGTCCTCGAGGTCCTTGAGGAGGACCCGGGCGCCGATGGTCACCACATTGGTCTCGCCCTCGCCGCCTTCAATCAACTTGGCGTTACGGAGCATCTTCTCCAGGGTGATGATCCGGCCTTCGACGAAAGCCTGTTCATTTTTGGCGTCTTCATACTCCGAGTTCTCGCTGATATCGCCGTAATCAATGGCCTGCTTGATCCGTTCGGCCACCTGCCCGCGCTTCTGCGATTTCAGGAACTCCAGTTCCTCTTCCAGTTTCTTTAGACCTTCTGCCGTCAGCATCACTTGTTTTTCTTCCATACGTTCGCTCCCCTATTCTTCAAATCAAAAATATGTCGTTTACGCGGTTTCACTACCGAAACTTCATGCGGTGTCATGTTACATGTGCGGTTACACTGAATAAGCACTGCCATACAGCCGCGAAAGCCTGCGGCCGGGCAGTGCTTGCTTACTCCACCATCTTTAGTTTCGTATTATATCCGGGTTGCAAAATATTGTCAACATTAAGTTCTTGACTTCCAACAGCCGTTCGCGGCGGTCTGAACATGCTTTTGCGGACCCGCTCCACATCCAATTCGCTCAAGGGGCGATCAAAGCTGCGCAGCCCGGCCAGGGAAAAACCGTGTTTGCGCGCCAGCCGGGTGATTTCTTCCACCTTGTCGATAAAGAGTTCCCTACCGAGGGAAAAGCATTCGCGCCGCCCTTCCAGGGCAAGGATCATCGTCTCGGCCATGCAGGCGTAGGCCAACCCCGGTGGGAAACCAAAGTTGAACCCGAAGTCCACATCGCCGGGAACCTTGACGACGCCCCCCTCGATCAATAGAACGTCGGGCCGTTCCTTGGCCACCCGGCGGGATACGTCTCTGGGCCGGGCCACATCGCAAACGAGGGATCCCGCTTTCAGGTGTTCGGGCTCGATGATCGCATCGGCCGCGCTCGATACGGCGACGACGATGTCGGCCTGGCGAAGGGCGCCGGCCATATCGGTTGTCACCTGCACAGAGAGGCCTGTCTCGTGGAGGATGCGGTAGGCCAGCCGATCGAGCCGGTCGGTGCGGCGCGCCACCAGCGTCAGGTCACCGGCCTCCCGGGCAAGCAACCGGGAGCAAACGGCGCCGATGGAGCCGGTGGCGCCCACGACGACGACAGAGGCGCGATCCAGTTTGTGACCGAGCCGTTCGGCGGCAATGCGCGTCGCCTCCAAGGCCGTGGCCACCGTATAGGAATTCCCTGTCGTCACCGGGACGGGCAACCGCCTCGCCAGTGTCAACCCCGCATCGCCGATGATGGAGGTGTAGGCGCCGAGGCCGATGATTTGCGCGCCCAGGTCGACGGCCTTGCGGCAGGCCTTTTCCACCTTGGCGAGCACCGTCTCCTCGGGCAGCGACAGCATCTGCCGCGTTGTCAGCGGGCAAGCGATGAACAGGCCGTCCACCTGGCCGTACCCTGACCGGATCCCCTCGAAGCGCGCCGTCCGCACCGGCGGCGCCCAGCGAAAGACCCCTTCGACAAGCGATTCGGGCAACCAGCGGATCCAGGGAAACTTACGGGCTATGTCCGCAACGGTAAGGGGATGAATGATGAAGGCAAAGCGTTTCATGCCGACCTCCTGCGGTCGTCTGCCGGGAAGACACCTTCTCCACGCGAGGCTGAAAACCGAACCGCGCCAACCAATGGCGGTACTCCTCCGGGGTGATCTCCTCGGGCCTCCGCTCTGCCAGGGCGACCAGCAGCCCCTCCATGACGTTCGTCCCAAAGGAACGCCCGCTCAGTTCCGGCGTCGTCGTGACCAGCGTATCGACGCCGCGCTCCCTGAGCAACAGGACATCCGCATCGGTGACGGTGTTGGTCAGAACGATTTTGCCCCGCATGTCCGCCGGCATATACCGGCGAATGAAATGAAAATCCCCGGCGACAACCTCCGCCTCCCGGAACACGTGAGGGAACCGGGGTTTCATCTGCTCCTGCCGACTGCCAGTCGGATAAATCCAGTGAAAGGGCAATTGACTGATCACTGGAATAATTACGCGGGAAAAATGATTTAATGCCTGCAAGCTGCGAATAGGCAAGGGAAGGCCGCAACCGAACATCAGATCGCCGAAGGTGACCTGACAACCCTGCCGGAAAAAGGCCTCAGCAAGGCCATAGCGGTCGACGGCGCAAACGAGCAACACCCGCTGACCGGGGCGGATCAGGCCGTCCGCGGCCAGCGTCTCCACCACCTGTCGTTCCCAGTGATCCTTGAGATTGCTCCCGTCGACGACGGGGCTCTGCCGGGCCGCCTGGGCCAAACGCCGGCCGTCACGCAGGGTGTATCGCCGGTTGCCGGCGCGCAGGTAGAGATCAATGCCGCCCAAGCCGATGGCGTCGACCTGGCCGTCTAGGGCGCGAATCATTTCGATGGCCCGGCCGTAGTCGCCGTCCATGCCGCGGCGCTCGAGGCGGACTTTTTTTCCGAGGACCTCCACCTCCGCCTGGTGATCCCGCTTGGACGATCCCAGGGAGATGCTGACGACACGTTTCAACAGGGACGCCTCCACCTTTTCCTGCGGCAAAACCGCTTGACAATGAGCATAACCAACTTGGCCCCTCCCTATGTGCCATCCACCCCCCGGACTTGCCCCGCCATGGTTTAAATGGTATTTTATACCCGGTAAGGGCAATTTCCCGGCTTCCTGCGCGGGGATCCCCTGCCGGGAAACCTAGATTGATAATGGGAGTGATCACGTGAGCACGGTAATCTGTTACCTGAGCAAACGGGGCACCACAGAATACTGCGCGAAACGCCTGGCCGACCTGATCGACGACTCTGTCGAAATCGTCGATGTCCGGAAAAACCCCGTCGGACCAGACTGGAGCGCCTGCGATACGGTCATCCTTGGGGTGCCTATCTACGGCGGCGACATCGAACGCGAGTTCAAACAGTTCGTCCGGGAGAACTGGCGTTATATCATGGCCAAACGGCTGGCCCTCTTTATCTGCGGCATGCTGGAAGAGAAAAGCGAGGCCGAGCTCAAGACCGCGTATCCCGATCAGTTGCTGAGAAGGGCGATCCTGACGGAGAACTTCGGCGGCCGCGTTTATCAGGACAAACTGGGCTTCTTCGAGCGGACGGCCTTCCGCATGGTCACCAAGATCAAAGAGGACTACAGCAACCTATCCGAGGAAAAGATCGCCGCCTTCGCCGAGAGGGTCAACGCCGCCCGCTCGGCGACGGAGGCCGAAAGCAACGAAGGAAGCGGCGACGGCGCGGGGACGAATGACGGTTCCGGCGACGAGGCGGCGAACAACCCGGAGGTTTCTGAAAAAGAAGCCCTGTAAAAAAACTCTGCAAAAACGAAAGCCCTATAAACATGAAAAAGACCAGCGCTTTGCATTCGGCGCTGGCCTTCTTTTTTGTCTTCTTCGATTACGCTCCCTATTCCACCGAGATGCCAAACCCCTATGCCCGGGCCTCCGCCTTTTTGCGCGCTCCCGCTCGGAAAAAGCGGTTGACGATAGTGGCCATGGGCTGCTGGAGCAAGGTCATAAAGACGATCGGGATGGAGACGCGAAGATCGAAGTATCCCGTCGAAAACACCACCCCCAGGGCGATGTTGCGCATCCCGCTCGAATAGGTCAGGGCGATGACGTCCTCCCGGGGGCGACCCAGAAAACGGCCGGCGCCGTAGCCCAGCAGGTAGGCGATGGTGTTGAGCAAAAAGAGGCTCGCCAGGATGGGCAGGGCGTTCGACCAGCCAAGAACCAGATAATCGTGCATGATCGCCACGTTGATGGCGACAACAAGAAAAAGGCCGAGCTTGGAGAGAGCGCTCAAACCGGCCTGCAAGGGTCCCTGGGGGTCCCAGAAGCGGTAGGGGTGCAGGAAGAGACCGAGCATCGACGGCAGCACCACCATCAACAGCATATCCTCTACAAGCCGGTCAACGGGCAGGTGACCGGAGACGTGCATGATCACCTGGGCAAAGAGGGGCAGGATGAGCGGGCTGAGCAGCGTGTCCAGCACGACCAGGGCCAGGGCGAAGGAATTGTTGCCCTTGGTGATGTTTGTCCAGACCGAGGCCGTGATCGCCACGGGGATGGTGGAACCGATGACCAGCCCCATCACCGTCTGGGCGTCGCTCGGGAAAAAGAGCAACCCCAGACCGAAGGCCGCCGCCGGGATCAGGCCGTGGGCCAGCAGCAGGGACGTGAGAAACAGGACAGGTTCGCGAAAGAGGGCGCGAAACTGGCTCCAGGAGCAGTTCAGCGCCCCCAGAAAGGTCATGTAGGCGAAGAGCCAGTAGACCCATGCTTTCTGATCCTGCAGGGTTGTCCAAAAGATATAGCCAAAGAGCAAGGCCCCCGGAATCAGGATGAACATGCCCCGCTCCAGCAAACGGTTAAAGGCGATGACCCACCGGCTCAGCATCGAATGCAACCTCCACGCTGTCATTTGTCTTCATGCAGTCAAAGCCGGCGATTCACGTCTTGTTGGGACCGGCGAGTGGCTTTTCGGCATGCTTCTCATGAGCCTTTGCTTCTTCCCACTTCTCATTCATATGGTCGACCACTTTCTGCACCAACCGGATAGCGAATCGTTCCGAATGGCACTTCAAGCTCGACACAATGGCGTATAGTAAAACAGCGTTCATCTCGTCCTTGTTGCCGTCATCCATCAGGGCGATCGCCGCTTCAATCTCTTCCAGATAGCGTTCCCCAATCTCGTTCAAGATGTCCTGCGCCAACTTTTCCACATCGACGGATTTGCGCATTCGCCCACCTCCTGCCTCTATGTTCGACGGAGGAAGGGCAAATCCTTTGATCCTAAAGGAAGACTCTTAGACTCTTCGCAACAGAGCCTGCAGGACATCATCAAAGGACTGGTCGCCGATCTCGTCAAGCATCTTGTCAAGGGGCGTCTTCCGGCGCAACGAGCCCGTCAATACGATCTGGACCTCCTGCGCCCGGTCGACCAGGAGCGAATTGACACTCAATGCGTCGCTCAGGAGGCCCACAATCACCGCCGCCTTCAACGGGTTGATCGTCAACGGCGCTTGCTTTTTCTTTTTATTGCCCTGCTGACCGTTGCCATTGCAATTGCCGTTGCCTTTTCCGTTGCCGTTGCCTGTCCTGTTGCTCTGCCCGTTGCCCTTCCCGTTGTTTTGCCCTTCCTTCCCTTCCCCTCCCTTCCTCATCGTCATCCCCCTTATTATGCAATAACCGTCGGCGTAGGCGTCTCTTCGGCAAAGGCCGGGATCGCTAACAGGATGAACAGGGCCGTTGCGATAATCAAGAGAATATCATGTTTCAATTCTTCGGATACCATTGATCTTCCCCTCCATTTCTTCCCTATTAGGCTATGAAGGGGGGCAGCGAATAGGTACAAGTCCAACTGGCATCCGCTTGGAAATTTTAATAGAACATTATGTTTTTCCATTGGCTTCCCGGCGCGGGTGAAAGCAGATGATATTGCCCCTGGCC of Heliomicrobium undosum contains these proteins:
- the lysS gene encoding lysine--tRNA ligase, producing the protein MEKNMLEMEKNELIKVRLEKLDDLREKGVNPFGDRFEMTHHAEAIKEGFDALENQTVRLAGRMMARRHQGKAGFGNLQDITGQIQIYVRRDDVGPEVFELFAKSDIGDIYGVEGHVFKTQKGEISIWVKQFTLLTKSLRPLPEKFHGLKDVELRYRQRYVDLIMNPEVKRTFVLRSKIIRAVREFLDEREYLEVETPVLHPIAGGATARPFITHHNALDMKLYMRIALELHLKRLIVGGFERVYELGRIFRNEGISTRHNPEFTMIEIYQAYADFNDMMELTENLVASVAKKVLGTTKITYQGEEIDLTPPWPRLNMLDAIRQYAGVDFHSITDDAAAREAAKSIGVPVNATDSRGDVINTVFEEKVEEHLVQPHFIVGHPVEVSPLAKRNAEQPQFTDRFEVFITRRELGNAFSELNDPIDQRERFVRQLALREAGDEEAHMMDEDFLNALEYGMPPTGGLGIGIDRLVMLLTDSPSIRDVILFPTMRHRDDL
- the greA gene encoding transcription elongation factor GreA, whose translation is MEEKQVMLTAEGLKKLEEELEFLKSQKRGQVAERIKQAIDYGDISENSEYEDAKNEQAFVEGRIITLEKMLRNAKLIEGGEGETNVVTIGARVLLKDLEDDSEFEYTIVGSAEADPSQSKISNVSPVGKALIGQPKGAVVEVQVPMGKIKYEIVDINKKG
- a CDS encoding shikimate dehydrogenase, whose product is MKRFAFIIHPLTVADIARKFPWIRWLPESLVEGVFRWAPPVRTARFEGIRSGYGQVDGLFIACPLTTRQMLSLPEETVLAKVEKACRKAVDLGAQIIGLGAYTSIIGDAGLTLARRLPVPVTTGNSYTVATALEATRIAAERLGHKLDRASVVVVGATGSIGAVCSRLLAREAGDLTLVARRTDRLDRLAYRILHETGLSVQVTTDMAGALRQADIVVAVSSAADAIIEPEHLKAGSLVCDVARPRDVSRRVAKERPDVLLIEGGVVKVPGDVDFGFNFGFPPGLAYACMAETMILALEGRRECFSLGRELFIDKVEEITRLARKHGFSLAGLRSFDRPLSELDVERVRKSMFRPPRTAVGSQELNVDNILQPGYNTKLKMVE
- a CDS encoding quinate 5-dehydrogenase, which gives rise to MKRVVSISLGSSKRDHQAEVEVLGKKVRLERRGMDGDYGRAIEMIRALDGQVDAIGLGGIDLYLRAGNRRYTLRDGRRLAQAARQSPVVDGSNLKDHWERQVVETLAADGLIRPGQRVLLVCAVDRYGLAEAFFRQGCQVTFGDLMFGCGLPLPIRSLQALNHFSRVIIPVISQLPFHWIYPTGSRQEQMKPRFPHVFREAEVVAGDFHFIRRYMPADMRGKIVLTNTVTDADVLLLRERGVDTLVTTTPELSGRSFGTNVMEGLLVALAERRPEEITPEEYRHWLARFGFQPRVEKVSSRQTTAGGRHETLCLHHSSPYRCGHSP
- a CDS encoding flavodoxin domain-containing protein, which codes for MSTVICYLSKRGTTEYCAKRLADLIDDSVEIVDVRKNPVGPDWSACDTVILGVPIYGGDIEREFKQFVRENWRYIMAKRLALFICGMLEEKSEAELKTAYPDQLLRRAILTENFGGRVYQDKLGFFERTAFRMVTKIKEDYSNLSEEKIAAFAERVNAARSATEAESNEGSGDGAGTNDGSGDEAANNPEVSEKEAL
- a CDS encoding bile acid:sodium symporter family protein; the encoded protein is MLSRWVIAFNRLLERGMFILIPGALLFGYIFWTTLQDQKAWVYWLFAYMTFLGALNCSWSQFRALFREPVLFLTSLLLAHGLIPAAAFGLGLLFFPSDAQTVMGLVIGSTIPVAITASVWTNITKGNNSFALALVVLDTLLSPLILPLFAQVIMHVSGHLPVDRLVEDMLLMVVLPSMLGLFLHPYRFWDPQGPLQAGLSALSKLGLFLVVAINVAIMHDYLVLGWSNALPILASLFLLNTIAYLLGYGAGRFLGRPREDVIALTYSSGMRNIALGVVFSTGYFDLRVSIPIVFMTLLQQPMATIVNRFFRAGARKKAEARA